The genomic DNA ACTTCCTGCTGCTGGACGCTCTGCCCCAGCCCGGCAGCCTGGAAACGTGGCTCACTCGTTTTCGGGAGGCACACCTGCACGCTGATCACGTGACCTTCGGCGTGGACACGACCGACGGAGTGCTGGACGACCGCGCCGCCTCCGAGTTCGTAGCGGCGGGCTTCACCACGTTTCGCAACACCGTCCTGACCGCCTCGCAGACCGCGCTGCACCGCCCCCTGCCGCCCGGCGTGACCCTCCGCCCCCTCGACTCGGAGGCCGACTGGGAGGCCGCGCTCGACCTGCGCCTCGCCGTGAACGCCGCCGACTCGCAGGCGCACGAGGAGGTGGGCTACCGGGTCTTCGCCGCCCGCAAACTCGCCGCCCTGCGCTCTGCCGGAGAAGCCGGGCACGGGGCCTACTTCGGGGCGTTCGAGGATGGCCGGATGCTCGCGGGCCTCGGCGTGTACGACGCGGGGCGGGGAGTCGCCCGCTATCAGAACGTCGAGACGCACCCGGAGGCGCGGAGCCGGGGGCTGGCCGGGAATCTCGTCCACCGCGCGGGGGAGTGGGCGTGGGACCACCTCGGTGCCCGGACCCTCGTGATCGTCGCGGACCCCGAGTATCACGCGCAGCGGCTCTACGAGCGGGTGGGCTTTCGACCGGCGCAGGTGCAGCTCGGCCTGGAACGTTCACCTGCCCAGCGATAAAAGCCCGCCCCCGGGTGGAGGCGGGGTGGGGAGGGCCGACCTTACTTGCCTTCTTCGAGCGCGGCGGCGTGGTAGCGGTTGGCGAGAATGAAGAAGGTGGGCGCCCACAACCCCACGAAGATGCCGAAGCGTTCGCCGTGGGAGCGTTCCTCGTGGGAGTTACCCTGCCCGCCCTGGGTGAACCAGATGACGATGGACCCCAGGATCGAGGCGAGTCCGGCGAGGGTGAGCAGGTTGGCGAGGTTGCGGTTTTGCATGGTGCGGCTCCTTTGCCAGTCACGTCCCCGGCGGGACATGCACGCGGCAGGCCCCCTGCCCGGCGCACGGCGGCCCACCCGCGTGGATGGGCCCACTGTGAAAGGCGGCGGGTCCCAACTCTGCGGGATGTGAGACAAGTCACCGTAGACCCGAGGTGGATGAAGGCCCGCTCAAGGCAGGCGGTCGCCGTCCGTGCCGGGGAGGGCCGCCTCCCCGCCCAGCCGCCGGGCGACCGGCGCGAAGCTGCGGCGGTGCTGCGGGCTCACCCCCAGCCGCTCCAGCGCGGCGCGGTGGGCGGGGGCACCGTACCCCTTGTGCCCCGCGAACCCGTAGCCGGGGTGCTCGGCGTCGAGCTCGGCCATCAGACGGTCGCGCTCCGTCTTGGCGAGGAGGCTCGCCGCCGCGACGGTGTAGCTCAGGGCGTCGGCGCGGGGCGGCCAGAGGAGGGGCAGGGGCGTGCTCAGACGCAGGTAGTCGGTGATGAGGGCCTGGGGGGGCGGGTCGAGGCGCGCGAGGGCCCGCCCGGCGGCGGCGTGCGTCGCGCCCAGGATGTTGAGCCGGTCGATCTCCTCCGGCCAGGCGTGCTCGACGGCCCAGGCGAGCGCCACCCGCCGGACGTCCGCCGCCAGGGCCGTTCGCTCATGCGCGGGAAGCTGTTTGCTGTCCCGGAACGGCAGCTCGGTCGCCCCCCCAGGCAGGATCACCGCCGCGACCGTCACCGGGCCCGCCCAGGCGCCGCGCCCGGCCTCGTCCACCCCGGCGACCCGGAAGTACCCCCGGCGCCAGTGCTCGCGCTCGAAGGACCAGTCGGGGGTGACGCTCGGGGCGGGCATGGGGGGCAGCGTAGCACCGCCCCTCCTGCCGAATGGACCGGGCCGGGTCTACTGGGCGGCGTAGCGCGTCAGGCCCGTGTAGCGCATCACCCGACCGCTGCCGGGGGCGCCGACGCCGTTCTCGGCCACGAAGGCGTCCCCGTCTGCGTTAAAGGCGATGGAGGTGGGGTAGTTCAGGCCGCTCAGCACCGTTTCCCGGTCGCCGTTCGTCCCCAGCCGGATCACCGAGCCCGCGTTGGCGACGAAGGGGTTGCCGCCTGAAGAGGCGTCGAAGCGTCCGAAGGACACCGCGTAGAGTTTGCCGTCCGGCCCGCGCTCCACGTCGGTCAGCATGGTCATCCCGGTGGCGAAGTCGCTCACCGCGCCGCCCGAGACCCTCACGACCCGCGCCGCGCCGGAGGGGAAGGGCCCGCCGCTGAGCAGCGAGACGTAGAGGCTCCCGTCATTCCCGAACGTCACCCCGGTCGGCACCGACTGCGCGCCCGTCCCCGTGAGGCCCGCGAGCGAGGCGACGAGGCTCACCGCACCCGACGCCGGATCGACCCTGAACAGGGCGTTGGCCCCCGCGTCGGCCACGTAGAGCTGGCCGTCCGGCCCCGCCGTCAGCCCGTAGGGGTGGGTGTCGATGCCGCCCTGCTCGGGGGGCACCCCGTCGGGGTTGGTGGCCGCCTCGAAGGCGAAGATGTTGGCGACCTCCTGCGACCCGCCTTCCCCGACGCGCAGCACCGCGGCCACCTTCGCGGGTCGGGGGACCGAGAAGGCGGCGTTCCAGACCCCGTTGCCGACGTAGACGTTCGATCCGATCACGGCGATCTTGCCGCCCCCCGTCGGGCCGATGCCGGGGACGTTGACCGACGGGTTGGACGCCACGACACTCTGGGTGCCGTCCGGAGCCACCCGCACCACCCGCGCCGTGTCGCCGTAGTTGGCCTGGGCCGGGCCCCCGGGCCCCACCGCCGTGAAGGTCGTGTTCCCGCCCAGGCCGTCCTCGCTGACCCACACGCTGCCGTCCCCGGCGACGTAGACCCCCTGCGGACCGTTCAGGCCGCTCGCCACCAGCCTCGGCGGCGTCTGCGCGGTGGGGGCCTGGGTACACCCCACGAGGAGTCCCCCCAGCACGAGGGCGGCGAGTGGGGAGCGGGCGGAGAACCTGCGGGCCGAAGATGAGCGCATACGAGCCTCCATTCCCTACGGCGAGCGACCACACCCGCCGAACAGGACACCAAGCCAGATCACACGCGTTGAGGGAATCTTTATCCTCCGGGCGCCCAAGGTCCATTCATTCGACGTTTAACGTCTGCTCCGAAAGGGAGGAGGACAGAGTTAAGCCCCGCCTTCGAAGCGGGGCGCCAACACCGACTTCACCCGGTCGGTTGAATTTTGAGACACCCTCAAGGTAAGGGCCGCCCGGTCAGTTCACATGGGGGTTGCGTCAGGGCGCCTTCATGGAGGTCGCCCGGGCCGGGCGGGCGGGTGGGCCTTTCTCCCCGGCCTGTGATAGACGGTGGGGCGTGACGGTGACATGGTAAGGGGGGCAGGGTGACGGGGGGCAGGCGGCAAAAGATCAGGTTCCAGCGTCCGGCGGGCGCGGGTCAGGGGGCGCCGCCCTCCCAGGCGGAAGCCGGGACGTACTTCGACGTGCGGCCCGCCCTCCTCCCGGAGCGGCTAGGCGGCCTGCACGCCCTCACCAAGCCGGGGGTGCGCGGGTGCCCCGAGGTGGACGCGGCCCAGGCGCTCCTCGCCGTGACGATGCGCAAAGGCCGGGTGCGCGGCGACGTGCTCGACCTCACGGCGATGGGCGGCCTCCTCGCGTCTTTGCCCGGCGTGACCCTGCGCGCGGTGGAGGGCTCGGCCCCGGCCCTGAGCGCGCTGCGGGCGGCGGGCCTCGACCCCCTCGCCGCCGTGCCGGGCGACGACCTGCGGGAACGCTGGCCCGAGCGGGCGAGGACGGTGGCCCTCGTGCTCGCGGGGGACCGGGGGAACGCCTATGCCCTCGCCCAGGTGTCGTGGGCGCACGCCTGCACCCCGCCGGGGGGCACCCTTTACCTCGCCGGGGACCGCGACAAGGGATTCGACCGCTACGTGCGCGCCGCGGGCAAGGCCTTCGGCACGGGAGAGACCGTCGCCCGCGACGAGGGGATGCGCGTCGCCCGCCTCGTGCGGCGGCCCGCCCCCACCCCCGCCCCGCCCGAGCCCGAGCGGTACGAGGCCTTCGGCGTGCGGGTCGTCGGCCTGCCGGGCGTCTTCAGCGCGGGGCGCCCCGACAAGGCGACCTCGATGCTCCTCGGGGCGCTCGGGGGGCTCGATCTTGCGGGCAAACGGGTGCTCGACCTGGGCTGCGGCACCGGGTTGATCGGGGCGTGGGCGGCGAGCCGGGGGGCGGCGGTGACCCTGGTGGACGGCGACCTCCAGAGCGTGCGCAGCGCGGCGGCGACGCTGGCCGAAAACGGCCTCACGGGCGAGGTGATCCACAGCGACGTGGACGCCGAACTCGGGGAGCGCACCTTCGACGTGGTGCTCACCAACCCGCCCTTCCACGTTGGGCGCGGCGTGGTGCTCGACGTGGCGCGCGAATTCATCGCCGCCGCCGGGCGACGGTTGAACCCGGGCGGGTCGCTCTTCCTCGTCGCCAACGAGCCGCTGCCGTACGAGGCGCCGCTGCGGGCGCTCGGCGAGGGGCGCGAACTCGCGCGGGAGGGGGGCTTCAAGGTCCTGGCCGTGACGCGGGCGGGGTAGGCGGGAACCCCCCGGGCGGGGGCCACGTATTCCTGTTCCTGCCCGCCTACCCGTCGCCCCCGGCCCGCGCCCGAAGGTGAGGCAGGTCCGAATTCGGAAAGGGTGTTTGCTAGACTGACGCGTTCCGGCCCCGGCCCCCGTGCCGACGCACACGAGCAGTTCGCACTCAAGAGCCACAGGAGCACGCATGGCAGAACCCACCCGCGCCCGCGCCCGCAGCAAGGTCACCCCGCCCCCCGCCCAGGGCGGCGCCCCCGTGACCGAAGACGCGCCCGCCGAACACGTCCAGTCCCCGCTGTCCGCCGACGACGGGGCCCAGACGCCTGCCACCC from Deinococcus planocerae includes the following:
- a CDS encoding GNAT family N-acetyltransferase, which gives rise to MTRPPRSLGYQTDLALLRLEGAQVEEADGYSVVRTPGNPTFWWGNFLLLDALPQPGSLETWLTRFREAHLHADHVTFGVDTTDGVLDDRAASEFVAAGFTTFRNTVLTASQTALHRPLPPGVTLRPLDSEADWEAALDLRLAVNAADSQAHEEVGYRVFAARKLAALRSAGEAGHGAYFGAFEDGRMLAGLGVYDAGRGVARYQNVETHPEARSRGLAGNLVHRAGEWAWDHLGARTLVIVADPEYHAQRLYERVGFRPAQVQLGLERSPAQR
- a CDS encoding ribonuclease HII, translating into MPAPSVTPDWSFEREHWRRGYFRVAGVDEAGRGAWAGPVTVAAVILPGGATELPFRDSKQLPAHERTALAADVRRVALAWAVEHAWPEEIDRLNILGATHAAAGRALARLDPPPQALITDYLRLSTPLPLLWPPRADALSYTVAAASLLAKTERDRLMAELDAEHPGYGFAGHKGYGAPAHRAALERLGVSPQHRRSFAPVARRLGGEAALPGTDGDRLP
- a CDS encoding ScyD/ScyE family protein, which translates into the protein MRSSSARRFSARSPLAALVLGGLLVGCTQAPTAQTPPRLVASGLNGPQGVYVAGDGSVWVSEDGLGGNTTFTAVGPGGPAQANYGDTARVVRVAPDGTQSVVASNPSVNVPGIGPTGGGKIAVIGSNVYVGNGVWNAAFSVPRPAKVAAVLRVGEGGSQEVANIFAFEAATNPDGVPPEQGGIDTHPYGLTAGPDGQLYVADAGANALFRVDPASGAVSLVASLAGLTGTGAQSVPTGVTFGNDGSLYVSLLSGGPFPSGAARVVRVSGGAVSDFATGMTMLTDVERGPDGKLYAVSFGRFDASSGGNPFVANAGSVIRLGTNGDRETVLSGLNYPTSIAFNADGDAFVAENGVGAPGSGRVMRYTGLTRYAAQ
- a CDS encoding methyltransferase; translated protein: MTGGRRQKIRFQRPAGAGQGAPPSQAEAGTYFDVRPALLPERLGGLHALTKPGVRGCPEVDAAQALLAVTMRKGRVRGDVLDLTAMGGLLASLPGVTLRAVEGSAPALSALRAAGLDPLAAVPGDDLRERWPERARTVALVLAGDRGNAYALAQVSWAHACTPPGGTLYLAGDRDKGFDRYVRAAGKAFGTGETVARDEGMRVARLVRRPAPTPAPPEPERYEAFGVRVVGLPGVFSAGRPDKATSMLLGALGGLDLAGKRVLDLGCGTGLIGAWAASRGAAVTLVDGDLQSVRSAAATLAENGLTGEVIHSDVDAELGERTFDVVLTNPPFHVGRGVVLDVAREFIAAAGRRLNPGGSLFLVANEPLPYEAPLRALGEGRELAREGGFKVLAVTRAG